The Candidatus Zixiibacteriota bacterium genome includes the window CTTGACTCATATACATACTCAGGGAAAACATTCTTTAAATCACCATCATCAATTACGAAATCGGTCTTGATTGGCTCTTCCATGTTGAGCATCTTATTTATTTCATTTTCTTTAACATATTTTTTGTCTGGGCTGTTGACATCCCACCATTCGAATACGACCTTCTTAATTTCAACAGTATGGAATCCTCTGTTATATAGTGATACATTTACTTGACCAGGAGTCTTTGGTCTTAGTTGAAACTCTATAACTGGAGACGTTTTTAATTCATATTCTCTAACCATAATATCAGCCATCTTTTTTGTCTCGTCTGCTTGCTTAACCATCATTTCAGCCATTTTCTTTGTATACAGAACATATAAAAATGTCACCATTACGAGTAGTAGTGTAGCAATAAAAAGTGCAAAATTAGCATTGGTCAAGAAGAATTTGTAAATATCTGTCAGAATACCCATTGCTTTCTATTCTAGTTTTGTGGACTTTCCTATTTAATGACCAGTAGCCAGTGATCCGTTATCAATTACTGACCACTGATCACTCGCCACTTTTCTTCTCTGGCCTCCCCTTCGACACAATTACCTTAGAATGCTTAATCACCTTATCATTCAACATATACCCTTTGCTGATCTCATCCATCACTATTCCATCATCAAACTTATCGCTTTCCTGCTGCATCACTGCCTCGTGCAGATGCGGGTCAAACGGCTCACCAATGGCTTTGATCTCTTTCAATCCTTCTTTTCCCAGGATATCTTTGAAATGCTGGTAGATCAACTCCACCCCTTTATGAAAACTGTCAAAATCGCCTGAATTCTTGGCTGAGTCCAATGCCCTCTGAAAATTATCCAGAGTCCCGACTAACTGGGAGATCAGCTCCTCATTAGCATTTTTGATTATGGATTGAAACTCACGGGCAGTTCTTTTTTTGTAGTTGTCAAACTCAGCCGCTACCCTCAATAATCTGTCTTCCAATTCTTTATACTCTTTCTCGGTTTTCTCCAGTTGTTCTTTCAGAAGATCAACTTGTACCTCTTTAGTTTCCTCAATCCCGGCTTCAGACTTTTCCAACTCCATCTCCTTTTTCTCTTCTAATTCCTCCTCCTCTTCTTCATATCTTTCTATTCCTGAGGAGTCAATGGAGTTTCTTTCCTTTTTTCCTTCATTCTTCTCTGCCAATAAAATAACCCTCCTGACTTAGTATTAATACAAGGTATAAAGCTTTATCAAGGGTAAATCTGAAGATTTACACTCCAGAATATCTGAAACTTCAAAAACCTCGATAACTTTATTGAGATAATACCTCCCCTAATAATGCAGAAGTATAATCCACCAGGGAAACCAGCCTGGCATACCTCATCCGGGTAGGACCGATTAGCCCGATGTTCCCTTTGAGACTTCCTTTCCCGTAAGCACAGCAGATAAGACTGCAAGCCTCTATCTCCCGTTTGCCTAACTCGCTGCCGATGGCAACGCTGACGCCTTCGCTTACACCCCTATCGCTTATCATCCTTAACCAGAATCTTTTGTTTTCCATCAACCGGGCAAAAGCGGATAACCTGCCCCACTCCTTGAACTCCGGCTGATCTAAAAGCTTATTCGGTTCGCTCAGATATACTTTATCTTCTTCCTGGAAACTGAGCAGGTTATCAGTCGAGTCTAA containing:
- the grpE gene encoding nucleotide exchange factor GrpE, translating into MAEKNEGKKERNSIDSSGIERYEEEEEELEEKKEMELEKSEAGIEETKEVQVDLLKEQLEKTEKEYKELEDRLLRVAAEFDNYKKRTAREFQSIIKNANEELISQLVGTLDNFQRALDSAKNSGDFDSFHKGVELIYQHFKDILGKEGLKEIKAIGEPFDPHLHEAVMQQESDKFDDGIVMDEISKGYMLNDKVIKHSKVIVSKGRPEKKSGE